A genomic segment from Alkalilimnicola ehrlichii MLHE-1 encodes:
- a CDS encoding TIGR01458 family HAD-type hydrolase: MTRPPVDGLLLDIGGVLYQGAEALPGAPEAMQRLRASGLALRFATNTSRTTRAALAEKLGRLGFDVAAEEIFTAPLAAVQTIRERGLRPLLLVHPDLGPDLTGFPDGPPDAVLIGDAGEHFDYRGLNRAFRLLMEGAPLLALARNRYFREQDGLSLDVGPFVAALEYASGVAAEVYGKPAPGFFREAAEALGVAPERLLMVGDDVESDVIGALDAGLQAALVRTGKFSPEDETTLADRAPVLEDFPALVDWLLGAGGENG, translated from the coding sequence ATGACCAGACCCCCCGTGGACGGGCTCCTGCTGGATATCGGCGGCGTGCTCTATCAAGGTGCAGAGGCCCTGCCCGGTGCACCGGAGGCGATGCAGCGCCTGCGCGCCAGCGGGCTGGCGCTGCGCTTCGCCACCAATACCAGTCGCACCACCCGCGCCGCCCTGGCCGAAAAGCTGGGCCGGCTGGGCTTTGACGTGGCGGCCGAGGAGATCTTCACCGCACCGCTCGCCGCGGTGCAGACCATCCGCGAGCGGGGCCTGCGGCCGCTGCTGCTGGTCCACCCGGATCTCGGCCCCGATCTCACCGGCTTCCCCGATGGCCCACCCGACGCCGTGCTCATCGGCGACGCCGGTGAGCACTTCGATTACCGGGGCCTGAACCGGGCCTTCCGGCTGCTGATGGAGGGGGCACCGCTGCTCGCCCTGGCGCGCAACCGCTACTTCCGGGAGCAGGACGGGCTGTCGCTGGACGTGGGCCCCTTCGTGGCGGCGCTGGAGTATGCCAGCGGTGTGGCGGCGGAGGTCTACGGCAAACCCGCCCCGGGCTTTTTCCGGGAAGCGGCGGAGGCCCTAGGGGTGGCCCCGGAGCGGCTGCTGATGGTGGGTGATGACGTGGAATCGGACGTGATCGGCGCCCTGGACGCCGGCCTGCAGGCGGCCCTGGTGCGCACCGGCAAGTTCAGTCCGGAGGACGAAACCACCCTGGCCGACCGCGCCCCGGTGCTGGAGGACTTCCCGGCGCTGGTGGACTGGCTGCTCGGCGCCGGGGGCGAGAACGGCTAA
- a CDS encoding RNA ligase partner protein, with product MRRFVLDTSVFTNPHCAVQFGEDPLAGVQTFLHLARRCPAEFYMPLSVYDEFRRMRDLAEMAADFETDVWVRSPRRFSMTIPAEILYEFIHELRGRIDRGLRIAEEHTRQAGAATDMRPELIASLRERYREAMRKGLVDSREDVDAVLLAMELDAELVSADEGMRKLGNRMGVKLLTADYLRQVMENLGAGH from the coding sequence ATGCGCCGATTCGTGCTGGACACCAGCGTTTTCACCAACCCCCACTGCGCCGTGCAGTTCGGCGAGGACCCGCTGGCCGGGGTGCAGACCTTCCTGCACCTGGCCCGGCGCTGTCCAGCGGAGTTCTACATGCCGCTGTCGGTCTATGACGAGTTCCGGCGCATGCGGGACCTGGCGGAGATGGCGGCGGACTTCGAGACCGATGTCTGGGTCCGTTCACCGCGCCGGTTCAGCATGACCATCCCGGCGGAGATCCTCTACGAGTTCATCCACGAGCTGCGCGGCCGCATCGACCGCGGGCTGCGGATCGCCGAGGAGCACACTCGCCAGGCGGGGGCGGCCACCGACATGCGTCCGGAGCTGATCGCCAGCCTGCGCGAGCGCTACCGGGAGGCCATGCGCAAGGGGCTGGTGGACTCCCGCGAGGACGTGGACGCGGTGCTGCTGGCCATGGAGCTGGACGCCGAGCTGGTCAGCGCCGACGAGGGCATGCGCAAGTTGGGCAATCGGATGGGCGTGAAGCTGCTCACCGCGGACTATCTGCGCCAGGTGATGGAGAACCTGGGTGCCGGCCATTAG
- a CDS encoding pyridoxal phosphate-dependent aminotransferase, which yields MPQYANHPGRRNHAPEIHLNLNVRGLGQSATLVINERSAALAAQGRHVYRFGLGQSPFPVPGPVEAELKANAHQKDYLPVEGLRNLREAVAEYHRRSQGVELSAEDVLIGPGSKELMFILQLVYYGDLVIPTPSWVSYAPQAHIIGRQIRWVQTRYENDWRLLPEELEKLCAEDPSRPRILILNYPNNPTGESYTADELRGLARVARKYRVVLLSDEIYSELHHRGQHVSVARFYPEGTIISSGLSKWCGAGGWRLGTFAFPRGLHWLLEAMAVVASETYTSTSSPIQYAAVRAFQGGLEIEQYLQQSRRVLQALGRYCWRRLDQAGLSTPRPVGGFYLFPDFSPQRERLVARGIHTAPALCNRLLQETGVALLPGSAFGRPEAELSARLAYVDFDGARVLTAASAEPAGKLSEEFLEHCCPNVVAGMERIVDWVQRA from the coding sequence GTGCCGCAATACGCTAACCACCCCGGGCGTCGCAACCACGCCCCGGAGATCCACCTTAATCTCAACGTCCGCGGGCTGGGCCAGTCCGCCACCCTCGTCATCAACGAGCGCAGCGCGGCCCTGGCCGCGCAGGGGCGCCACGTCTACCGCTTCGGTCTCGGCCAGTCCCCCTTCCCGGTCCCGGGGCCGGTGGAGGCCGAGCTCAAGGCCAATGCCCACCAGAAGGACTACCTGCCGGTGGAGGGCCTGCGCAACCTGCGCGAGGCGGTGGCCGAGTACCACCGGCGCAGCCAGGGCGTGGAGCTGTCGGCCGAGGATGTGCTGATCGGTCCGGGCTCCAAGGAGCTGATGTTCATCCTGCAGTTGGTCTACTACGGCGACCTGGTCATTCCCACCCCCAGTTGGGTCTCCTACGCCCCCCAGGCCCACATCATCGGCCGGCAGATCCGCTGGGTGCAGACCCGCTACGAGAACGACTGGCGCCTGCTGCCCGAGGAGTTGGAGAAGCTCTGTGCGGAGGATCCCTCCCGGCCCCGCATCCTGATCCTCAACTACCCGAACAACCCCACCGGCGAGAGCTATACCGCGGACGAGCTGCGGGGGCTGGCCCGGGTCGCCCGCAAGTACCGGGTGGTCCTGCTCTCGGACGAGATCTACAGCGAGCTGCACCACCGGGGCCAGCATGTCTCGGTGGCGCGCTTCTACCCGGAGGGCACCATCATCAGCAGCGGGTTGAGCAAGTGGTGCGGGGCGGGGGGGTGGCGGCTGGGTACCTTCGCCTTCCCCCGCGGGCTGCACTGGTTGCTGGAGGCCATGGCGGTGGTGGCCAGCGAGACCTACACCTCCACCAGCTCTCCGATCCAGTATGCGGCGGTGCGCGCCTTCCAGGGCGGCCTGGAGATCGAACAATACCTGCAGCAGTCCCGGCGCGTGTTGCAGGCACTGGGCCGGTACTGCTGGCGGCGCCTCGATCAGGCGGGCCTGTCCACGCCCCGTCCGGTTGGCGGGTTCTACCTGTTCCCCGACTTCAGCCCACAGCGCGAGCGGCTGGTGGCGCGCGGCATCCACACCGCGCCGGCGCTCTGCAACCGGCTGCTGCAGGAGACCGGCGTGGCGCTGCTACCGGGCAGTGCGTTCGGGCGGCCCGAGGCGGAACTGTCGGCCCGGCTCGCCTATGTGGACTTCGACGGCGCCCGGGTGCTCACTGCGGCGTCGGCGGAACCGGCGGGCAAGCTCTCCGAGGAGTTCCTCGAACATTGCTGTCCCAACGTCGTGGCCGGGATGGAGCGCATCGTGGATTGGGTGCAGCGCGCCTAG
- the pgeF gene encoding peptidoglycan editing factor PgeF, with amino-acid sequence MSELDFIRPDWPAPAGVRALVSTRTGGFSRPPYDSLNLGGHTGDDPERVADNRRRLREAAALPSGPVWLRQVHGTRVVAAHAVEGVPEADGSWTDRPGVVCAVLTADCLPVVLCDQDGPRVAALHAGWRGLAGGILEAGVSALGGPGGLMAWLGPAIGPEAFQVGDDVRQAFLARDDGAGPCFRADAQGRWRADLYTLAARRLAAAGVQAVYGADHCTWSDAGRFFSYRRDGETGRMATLIWLA; translated from the coding sequence ATGAGTGAACTGGATTTCATCCGGCCTGATTGGCCGGCACCGGCCGGGGTGCGGGCACTGGTCTCGACCCGTACCGGTGGGTTCAGCCGGCCCCCCTACGACAGCCTGAACCTCGGCGGCCACACCGGCGACGATCCGGAGCGAGTGGCCGACAACCGCAGGCGCCTGCGCGAGGCCGCGGCACTGCCCTCGGGGCCGGTCTGGCTCCGGCAGGTCCACGGTACGCGGGTGGTGGCGGCGCACGCCGTGGAGGGCGTGCCCGAGGCCGACGGCAGTTGGACCGACCGACCGGGCGTGGTCTGCGCGGTCCTGACCGCCGACTGCCTGCCGGTGGTGCTCTGCGACCAGGACGGGCCCCGGGTGGCGGCCCTGCACGCCGGCTGGCGCGGCCTGGCCGGTGGCATCCTGGAGGCGGGGGTGAGCGCCCTGGGCGGCCCCGGGGGGCTGATGGCTTGGTTGGGGCCCGCGATCGGTCCCGAGGCCTTCCAGGTGGGTGACGACGTGCGTCAGGCCTTTCTGGCCCGGGATGACGGCGCCGGGCCCTGCTTCCGGGCGGATGCGCAGGGGCGTTGGCGGGCCGATCTCTACACCCTGGCCGCGCGACGATTGGCCGCCGCCGGTGTGCAGGCCGTGTACGGCGCGGACCACTGCACCTGGTCCGATGCCGGGCGGTTCTTCTCCTACCGCCGCGACGGCGAGACCGGGCGCATGGCCACGCTGATCTGGCTGGCGTGA